The DNA window CGGCGTCGGTGAGGCGGGCGGTGACCGCGTCGACGTCGGTGACGCGGACGGCGAGCTGCTGCAGTCCGGGCCCGTTGCGATCGATGAACTTCGCGATCGTCGACGATGCGTCGAGCGGGGCGAGCAGCTGGATCACCGTGCCACCTCCGGCCGGTCCGACCATCGCCTCCTCGACACCCTGCTCGGTGTTGGTCTCCTGGTGCAGCGTCTCGAACCCGAGGTGGGTCGCGTACCACTGCTTGGCGGCGTCGAGGTCGGGTACGGCGATACCGACGTGGTCGATGGCGACGACGAGATCGGCGATGACAGCGG is part of the Gordonia bronchialis DSM 43247 genome and encodes:
- the mce gene encoding methylmalonyl-CoA epimerase, translating into MTTSAADPNSATAVIADLVVAIDHVGIAVPDLDAAKQWYATHLGFETLHQETNTEQGVEEAMVGPAGGGTVIQLLAPLDASSTIAKFIDRNGPGLQQLAVRVTDVDAVTARLTDAGIRVLYPAAKRGTADSRINFVHPKDAGGVLLELVEPAADSGH